One stretch of Rhinolophus ferrumequinum isolate MPI-CBG mRhiFer1 chromosome 3, mRhiFer1_v1.p, whole genome shotgun sequence DNA includes these proteins:
- the GCLC gene encoding glutamate--cysteine ligase catalytic subunit isoform X4, whose product MGLLSQGSPLSWEETKRHADHVRRHGILQFLHIYHAVKDRQKDVLKWGDEVEYMLVSFDHENKKVQLVLSGEEVLETLQEKGERTNPNHPTLWRPEYGSYMIEGTPGQPYGGTMSEFNTVEDNMRQRRKEATSLLKENQALCTITSFPSTLTRNIRHRRGEKVVINVPIFKDKNTPSPFIETFPEDEEAAKASKPDHIYMDAMGFGMGNCCLQVTFQACSISEARYLYDQLATICPIVMALSAASPFYRGYVSDIDCRWGVISASVDDRTREERGLEPLKNNNYRISKSRYDSIDSYLSECGEKYNDIELTIDKEIYEQLLQEGIDHLLAQHVAHLFIRDPLTLFEEKIHLDDANESDHFENIQSTNWQTMRFKPPPPNSDIGWRVEFRPMEVQLTDFENSAYVVFVVLLTRVILSYKLDFLIPLSKVDENMKVAQKRDAVLQGMFYFRKDICKGGSAVVDGCGQARNSSELAAEEYTLMSIDTIINGKEGVFPGLIPVLNSYLESMEVDVDTRCSILNYLKLIKKRASGELMTVARWMREFISNHPDYKQDSVITDEMNYSLILKCNQIAHELCECPELLGPVFRKVKYSGSKTDPSN is encoded by the exons GTGGAATACATGTTGGTGTCTTTCgatcatgaaaacaaaaaagtccaATTGGTCCTGTCGGGAGAGGAAGTTCTTGAAACTCTacaagaaaagggggaaaggacaAACCCAAA cCATCCTACCCTCTGGCGACCAGAATATGGGAGTTACATGATTGAGGGGACACCTGGGCAGCCGTACGGAGGAACGATGTCCGAGTTCAACACGGTCGAAGACAACATGAGACAACGCCGGAAGGAGGCGACGTCCTTGTTAAAAGAAAATCAGGCTCTTTGCACAATAACTTCGTTTCCCAG CACCCTAACAAGAAATATTCGAcacaggagaggagaaaaggttGTCATCAATGTACCAA tATTTAAGGACAAGAATACACCATCTCCATTTATAGAAACATTTCCTGAGGATGAGGAGGCGGCGAAGGCTTCTAAGCCTGATCATATTTACATGGATGCCATGGGATTTGGGATGGGCAATTGCTGTCTTCAG GTCACGTTCCAAGCCTGCAGCATATCTGAGGCTAGATACCTTTATGACCAGTTGGCCACTATCTGCCCAATTGTC atggCTTTGAGTGCTGCGTCTCCTTTTTACCGAGGCTATGTGTCAGACATTGATTGTCGCTGGGGAGTGATTTCTGCATCTGTAGATGATAGAACTCGGGAGGAGAGAGGACTGGAG CCACTGAAGAACAATAACTATAGGATTAGTAAATCCCGATATGATTCAATAGACAGTTATTTATCTGAGTGTGGTGAGAAATATAATGACATCGAGTTGACAATAGATAAAGAAATCTACGAACAACTGTTACAGGAAG GCATCGATCATCTCCTGGCCCAGCATGTTGCTCATCTCTTTATTAGAGACCCACTGACTCTGTTTGAAGAGAAAATACACCTGGATGACGCCAATGAGTCTGACCATTTTGAG AATATTCAGTCCACAAATTGGCAGACAATGAGATTTAAGCCTCCTCCTCCAAACTCAGATATTGGATGGAGAGTAGAATTCAGACCCATGGAG GTTCAGTTAACGGACTTTGAGAATTCTGCGTATGTGGTGTTCGTGGTGCTGCTTACTAGAGTGATCCTTTCGTACAAATTGGATTTTCTCATTCCGCTGTCAAAG GTCGATGAAAACATGAAAGTAGCCCAGAAACGAGATGCTGTTCTGCAGGGAATGTTCTATTTCaggaaagatatttgcaaag GTGGCAGCGCCGTGGTGGATGGCTGTGGCCAGGCGCGGAACAGCTCGGAGCTGGCGGCGGAGGAATACACGCTGATGAGCATAGACACCATCATTAACGGGAAG GAAGGGGTGTTTCCTGGGCTGATCCCAGTTCTCAACTCCTACCTCGAGAGCATGGAGGTGGATGTGGACACCAGATGTAGCATTCTGAACTACCTGAAGCTGATTAAGAAGAGAGCCTCGG GAGAACTAATGACAGTTGCAAGATGGATGCGAGAGTTTATCTCAAACCATCCTGACTACAAGCAAGACAGTGTAATAACTGATGAAATGAACTATAGCCTTATTTTAAAGTGTAACCAGATTGCACATGAATTGTGTGAATGCCCAGAGTTACTTGGGCCAGTATTTAGGAAAGTAAAATATAGCGGAAGTAAAACCGACCCTTCCAACTAG
- the GCLC gene encoding glutamate--cysteine ligase catalytic subunit isoform X5, with product MLVSFDHENKKVQLVLSGEEVLETLQEKGERTNPNHPTLWRPEYGSYMIEGTPGQPYGGTMSEFNTVEDNMRQRRKEATSLLKENQALCTITSFPRLGCPGFTLPEFKPNPVEGGASKSLFFPDEAINKHPRFSTLTRNIRHRRGEKVVINVPIFKDKNTPSPFIETFPEDEEAAKASKPDHIYMDAMGFGMGNCCLQVTFQACSISEARYLYDQLATICPIVMALSAASPFYRGYVSDIDCRWGVISASVDDRTREERGLEPLKNNNYRISKSRYDSIDSYLSECGEKYNDIELTIDKEIYEQLLQEGIDHLLAQHVAHLFIRDPLTLFEEKIHLDDANESDHFENIQSTNWQTMRFKPPPPNSDIGWRVEFRPMEVQLTDFENSAYVVFVVLLTRVILSYKLDFLIPLSKVDENMKVAQKRDAVLQGMFYFRKDICKAGGSAVVDGCGQARNSSELAAEEYTLMSIDTIINGKEGVFPGLIPVLNSYLESMEVDVDTRCSILNYLKLIKKRASGELMTVARWMREFISNHPDYKQDSVITDEMNYSLILKCNQIAHELCECPELLGPVFRKVKYSGSKTDPSN from the exons ATGTTGGTGTCTTTCgatcatgaaaacaaaaaagtccaATTGGTCCTGTCGGGAGAGGAAGTTCTTGAAACTCTacaagaaaagggggaaaggacaAACCCAAA cCATCCTACCCTCTGGCGACCAGAATATGGGAGTTACATGATTGAGGGGACACCTGGGCAGCCGTACGGAGGAACGATGTCCGAGTTCAACACGGTCGAAGACAACATGAGACAACGCCGGAAGGAGGCGACGTCCTTGTTAAAAGAAAATCAGGCTCTTTGCACAATAACTTCGTTTCCCAG ATTAGGCTGTCCTGGGTTCACACTGCCTGAATTCAAACCCAACCCAGTCGAAGGAGGAGCTTCCAAGTCCCTCTTCTTTCCCGatgaagcaataaacaaacacCCCCGCTTCAG CACCCTAACAAGAAATATTCGAcacaggagaggagaaaaggttGTCATCAATGTACCAA tATTTAAGGACAAGAATACACCATCTCCATTTATAGAAACATTTCCTGAGGATGAGGAGGCGGCGAAGGCTTCTAAGCCTGATCATATTTACATGGATGCCATGGGATTTGGGATGGGCAATTGCTGTCTTCAG GTCACGTTCCAAGCCTGCAGCATATCTGAGGCTAGATACCTTTATGACCAGTTGGCCACTATCTGCCCAATTGTC atggCTTTGAGTGCTGCGTCTCCTTTTTACCGAGGCTATGTGTCAGACATTGATTGTCGCTGGGGAGTGATTTCTGCATCTGTAGATGATAGAACTCGGGAGGAGAGAGGACTGGAG CCACTGAAGAACAATAACTATAGGATTAGTAAATCCCGATATGATTCAATAGACAGTTATTTATCTGAGTGTGGTGAGAAATATAATGACATCGAGTTGACAATAGATAAAGAAATCTACGAACAACTGTTACAGGAAG GCATCGATCATCTCCTGGCCCAGCATGTTGCTCATCTCTTTATTAGAGACCCACTGACTCTGTTTGAAGAGAAAATACACCTGGATGACGCCAATGAGTCTGACCATTTTGAG AATATTCAGTCCACAAATTGGCAGACAATGAGATTTAAGCCTCCTCCTCCAAACTCAGATATTGGATGGAGAGTAGAATTCAGACCCATGGAG GTTCAGTTAACGGACTTTGAGAATTCTGCGTATGTGGTGTTCGTGGTGCTGCTTACTAGAGTGATCCTTTCGTACAAATTGGATTTTCTCATTCCGCTGTCAAAG GTCGATGAAAACATGAAAGTAGCCCAGAAACGAGATGCTGTTCTGCAGGGAATGTTCTATTTCaggaaagatatttgcaaag CAGGTGGCAGCGCCGTGGTGGATGGCTGTGGCCAGGCGCGGAACAGCTCGGAGCTGGCGGCGGAGGAATACACGCTGATGAGCATAGACACCATCATTAACGGGAAG GAAGGGGTGTTTCCTGGGCTGATCCCAGTTCTCAACTCCTACCTCGAGAGCATGGAGGTGGATGTGGACACCAGATGTAGCATTCTGAACTACCTGAAGCTGATTAAGAAGAGAGCCTCGG GAGAACTAATGACAGTTGCAAGATGGATGCGAGAGTTTATCTCAAACCATCCTGACTACAAGCAAGACAGTGTAATAACTGATGAAATGAACTATAGCCTTATTTTAAAGTGTAACCAGATTGCACATGAATTGTGTGAATGCCCAGAGTTACTTGGGCCAGTATTTAGGAAAGTAAAATATAGCGGAAGTAAAACCGACCCTTCCAACTAG
- the GCLC gene encoding glutamate--cysteine ligase catalytic subunit isoform X2 has translation MGLLSQGSPLSWEETKRHADHVRRHGILQFLHIYHAVKDRQKDVLKWGDEVEYMLVSFDHENKKVQLVLSGEEVLETLQEKGERTNPNHPTLWRPEYGSYMIEGTPGQPYGGTMSEFNTVEDNMRQRRKEATSLLKENQALCTITSFPRLGCPGFTLPEFKPNPVEGGASKSLFFPDEAINKHPRFSTLTRNIRHRRGEKVVINVPIFKDKNTPSPFIETFPEDEEAAKASKPDHIYMDAMGFGMGNCCLQVTFQACSISEARYLYDQLATICPIVMALSAASPFYRGYVSDIDCRWGVISASVDDRTREERGLEPLKNNNYRISKSRYDSIDSYLSECGEKYNDIELTIDKEIYEQLLQEGIDHLLAQHVAHLFIRDPLTLFEEKIHLDDANESDHFENIQSTNWQTMRFKPPPPNSDIGWRVEFRPMEVQLTDFENSAYVVFVVLLTRVILSYKLDFLIPLSKVDENMKVAQKRDAVLQGMFYFRKDICKGGSAVVDGCGQARNSSELAAEEYTLMSIDTIINGKEGVFPGLIPVLNSYLESMEVDVDTRCSILNYLKLIKKRASGELMTVARWMREFISNHPDYKQDSVITDEMNYSLILKCNQIAHELCECPELLGPVFRKVKYSGSKTDPSN, from the exons GTGGAATACATGTTGGTGTCTTTCgatcatgaaaacaaaaaagtccaATTGGTCCTGTCGGGAGAGGAAGTTCTTGAAACTCTacaagaaaagggggaaaggacaAACCCAAA cCATCCTACCCTCTGGCGACCAGAATATGGGAGTTACATGATTGAGGGGACACCTGGGCAGCCGTACGGAGGAACGATGTCCGAGTTCAACACGGTCGAAGACAACATGAGACAACGCCGGAAGGAGGCGACGTCCTTGTTAAAAGAAAATCAGGCTCTTTGCACAATAACTTCGTTTCCCAG ATTAGGCTGTCCTGGGTTCACACTGCCTGAATTCAAACCCAACCCAGTCGAAGGAGGAGCTTCCAAGTCCCTCTTCTTTCCCGatgaagcaataaacaaacacCCCCGCTTCAG CACCCTAACAAGAAATATTCGAcacaggagaggagaaaaggttGTCATCAATGTACCAA tATTTAAGGACAAGAATACACCATCTCCATTTATAGAAACATTTCCTGAGGATGAGGAGGCGGCGAAGGCTTCTAAGCCTGATCATATTTACATGGATGCCATGGGATTTGGGATGGGCAATTGCTGTCTTCAG GTCACGTTCCAAGCCTGCAGCATATCTGAGGCTAGATACCTTTATGACCAGTTGGCCACTATCTGCCCAATTGTC atggCTTTGAGTGCTGCGTCTCCTTTTTACCGAGGCTATGTGTCAGACATTGATTGTCGCTGGGGAGTGATTTCTGCATCTGTAGATGATAGAACTCGGGAGGAGAGAGGACTGGAG CCACTGAAGAACAATAACTATAGGATTAGTAAATCCCGATATGATTCAATAGACAGTTATTTATCTGAGTGTGGTGAGAAATATAATGACATCGAGTTGACAATAGATAAAGAAATCTACGAACAACTGTTACAGGAAG GCATCGATCATCTCCTGGCCCAGCATGTTGCTCATCTCTTTATTAGAGACCCACTGACTCTGTTTGAAGAGAAAATACACCTGGATGACGCCAATGAGTCTGACCATTTTGAG AATATTCAGTCCACAAATTGGCAGACAATGAGATTTAAGCCTCCTCCTCCAAACTCAGATATTGGATGGAGAGTAGAATTCAGACCCATGGAG GTTCAGTTAACGGACTTTGAGAATTCTGCGTATGTGGTGTTCGTGGTGCTGCTTACTAGAGTGATCCTTTCGTACAAATTGGATTTTCTCATTCCGCTGTCAAAG GTCGATGAAAACATGAAAGTAGCCCAGAAACGAGATGCTGTTCTGCAGGGAATGTTCTATTTCaggaaagatatttgcaaag GTGGCAGCGCCGTGGTGGATGGCTGTGGCCAGGCGCGGAACAGCTCGGAGCTGGCGGCGGAGGAATACACGCTGATGAGCATAGACACCATCATTAACGGGAAG GAAGGGGTGTTTCCTGGGCTGATCCCAGTTCTCAACTCCTACCTCGAGAGCATGGAGGTGGATGTGGACACCAGATGTAGCATTCTGAACTACCTGAAGCTGATTAAGAAGAGAGCCTCGG GAGAACTAATGACAGTTGCAAGATGGATGCGAGAGTTTATCTCAAACCATCCTGACTACAAGCAAGACAGTGTAATAACTGATGAAATGAACTATAGCCTTATTTTAAAGTGTAACCAGATTGCACATGAATTGTGTGAATGCCCAGAGTTACTTGGGCCAGTATTTAGGAAAGTAAAATATAGCGGAAGTAAAACCGACCCTTCCAACTAG
- the GCLC gene encoding glutamate--cysteine ligase catalytic subunit isoform X3 encodes MGLLSQGSPLSWEETKRHADHVRRHGILQFLHIYHAVKDRQKDVLKWGDEVEYMLVSFDHENKKVQLVLSGEEVLETLQEKGERTNPNHPTLWRPEYGSYMIEGTPGQPYGGTMSEFNTVEDNMRQRRKEATSLLKENQALCTITSFPSTLTRNIRHRRGEKVVINVPIFKDKNTPSPFIETFPEDEEAAKASKPDHIYMDAMGFGMGNCCLQVTFQACSISEARYLYDQLATICPIVMALSAASPFYRGYVSDIDCRWGVISASVDDRTREERGLEPLKNNNYRISKSRYDSIDSYLSECGEKYNDIELTIDKEIYEQLLQEGIDHLLAQHVAHLFIRDPLTLFEEKIHLDDANESDHFENIQSTNWQTMRFKPPPPNSDIGWRVEFRPMEVQLTDFENSAYVVFVVLLTRVILSYKLDFLIPLSKVDENMKVAQKRDAVLQGMFYFRKDICKAGGSAVVDGCGQARNSSELAAEEYTLMSIDTIINGKEGVFPGLIPVLNSYLESMEVDVDTRCSILNYLKLIKKRASGELMTVARWMREFISNHPDYKQDSVITDEMNYSLILKCNQIAHELCECPELLGPVFRKVKYSGSKTDPSN; translated from the exons GTGGAATACATGTTGGTGTCTTTCgatcatgaaaacaaaaaagtccaATTGGTCCTGTCGGGAGAGGAAGTTCTTGAAACTCTacaagaaaagggggaaaggacaAACCCAAA cCATCCTACCCTCTGGCGACCAGAATATGGGAGTTACATGATTGAGGGGACACCTGGGCAGCCGTACGGAGGAACGATGTCCGAGTTCAACACGGTCGAAGACAACATGAGACAACGCCGGAAGGAGGCGACGTCCTTGTTAAAAGAAAATCAGGCTCTTTGCACAATAACTTCGTTTCCCAG CACCCTAACAAGAAATATTCGAcacaggagaggagaaaaggttGTCATCAATGTACCAA tATTTAAGGACAAGAATACACCATCTCCATTTATAGAAACATTTCCTGAGGATGAGGAGGCGGCGAAGGCTTCTAAGCCTGATCATATTTACATGGATGCCATGGGATTTGGGATGGGCAATTGCTGTCTTCAG GTCACGTTCCAAGCCTGCAGCATATCTGAGGCTAGATACCTTTATGACCAGTTGGCCACTATCTGCCCAATTGTC atggCTTTGAGTGCTGCGTCTCCTTTTTACCGAGGCTATGTGTCAGACATTGATTGTCGCTGGGGAGTGATTTCTGCATCTGTAGATGATAGAACTCGGGAGGAGAGAGGACTGGAG CCACTGAAGAACAATAACTATAGGATTAGTAAATCCCGATATGATTCAATAGACAGTTATTTATCTGAGTGTGGTGAGAAATATAATGACATCGAGTTGACAATAGATAAAGAAATCTACGAACAACTGTTACAGGAAG GCATCGATCATCTCCTGGCCCAGCATGTTGCTCATCTCTTTATTAGAGACCCACTGACTCTGTTTGAAGAGAAAATACACCTGGATGACGCCAATGAGTCTGACCATTTTGAG AATATTCAGTCCACAAATTGGCAGACAATGAGATTTAAGCCTCCTCCTCCAAACTCAGATATTGGATGGAGAGTAGAATTCAGACCCATGGAG GTTCAGTTAACGGACTTTGAGAATTCTGCGTATGTGGTGTTCGTGGTGCTGCTTACTAGAGTGATCCTTTCGTACAAATTGGATTTTCTCATTCCGCTGTCAAAG GTCGATGAAAACATGAAAGTAGCCCAGAAACGAGATGCTGTTCTGCAGGGAATGTTCTATTTCaggaaagatatttgcaaag CAGGTGGCAGCGCCGTGGTGGATGGCTGTGGCCAGGCGCGGAACAGCTCGGAGCTGGCGGCGGAGGAATACACGCTGATGAGCATAGACACCATCATTAACGGGAAG GAAGGGGTGTTTCCTGGGCTGATCCCAGTTCTCAACTCCTACCTCGAGAGCATGGAGGTGGATGTGGACACCAGATGTAGCATTCTGAACTACCTGAAGCTGATTAAGAAGAGAGCCTCGG GAGAACTAATGACAGTTGCAAGATGGATGCGAGAGTTTATCTCAAACCATCCTGACTACAAGCAAGACAGTGTAATAACTGATGAAATGAACTATAGCCTTATTTTAAAGTGTAACCAGATTGCACATGAATTGTGTGAATGCCCAGAGTTACTTGGGCCAGTATTTAGGAAAGTAAAATATAGCGGAAGTAAAACCGACCCTTCCAACTAG
- the GCLC gene encoding glutamate--cysteine ligase catalytic subunit isoform X1 has product MGLLSQGSPLSWEETKRHADHVRRHGILQFLHIYHAVKDRQKDVLKWGDEVEYMLVSFDHENKKVQLVLSGEEVLETLQEKGERTNPNHPTLWRPEYGSYMIEGTPGQPYGGTMSEFNTVEDNMRQRRKEATSLLKENQALCTITSFPRLGCPGFTLPEFKPNPVEGGASKSLFFPDEAINKHPRFSTLTRNIRHRRGEKVVINVPIFKDKNTPSPFIETFPEDEEAAKASKPDHIYMDAMGFGMGNCCLQVTFQACSISEARYLYDQLATICPIVMALSAASPFYRGYVSDIDCRWGVISASVDDRTREERGLEPLKNNNYRISKSRYDSIDSYLSECGEKYNDIELTIDKEIYEQLLQEGIDHLLAQHVAHLFIRDPLTLFEEKIHLDDANESDHFENIQSTNWQTMRFKPPPPNSDIGWRVEFRPMEVQLTDFENSAYVVFVVLLTRVILSYKLDFLIPLSKVDENMKVAQKRDAVLQGMFYFRKDICKAGGSAVVDGCGQARNSSELAAEEYTLMSIDTIINGKEGVFPGLIPVLNSYLESMEVDVDTRCSILNYLKLIKKRASGELMTVARWMREFISNHPDYKQDSVITDEMNYSLILKCNQIAHELCECPELLGPVFRKVKYSGSKTDPSN; this is encoded by the exons GTGGAATACATGTTGGTGTCTTTCgatcatgaaaacaaaaaagtccaATTGGTCCTGTCGGGAGAGGAAGTTCTTGAAACTCTacaagaaaagggggaaaggacaAACCCAAA cCATCCTACCCTCTGGCGACCAGAATATGGGAGTTACATGATTGAGGGGACACCTGGGCAGCCGTACGGAGGAACGATGTCCGAGTTCAACACGGTCGAAGACAACATGAGACAACGCCGGAAGGAGGCGACGTCCTTGTTAAAAGAAAATCAGGCTCTTTGCACAATAACTTCGTTTCCCAG ATTAGGCTGTCCTGGGTTCACACTGCCTGAATTCAAACCCAACCCAGTCGAAGGAGGAGCTTCCAAGTCCCTCTTCTTTCCCGatgaagcaataaacaaacacCCCCGCTTCAG CACCCTAACAAGAAATATTCGAcacaggagaggagaaaaggttGTCATCAATGTACCAA tATTTAAGGACAAGAATACACCATCTCCATTTATAGAAACATTTCCTGAGGATGAGGAGGCGGCGAAGGCTTCTAAGCCTGATCATATTTACATGGATGCCATGGGATTTGGGATGGGCAATTGCTGTCTTCAG GTCACGTTCCAAGCCTGCAGCATATCTGAGGCTAGATACCTTTATGACCAGTTGGCCACTATCTGCCCAATTGTC atggCTTTGAGTGCTGCGTCTCCTTTTTACCGAGGCTATGTGTCAGACATTGATTGTCGCTGGGGAGTGATTTCTGCATCTGTAGATGATAGAACTCGGGAGGAGAGAGGACTGGAG CCACTGAAGAACAATAACTATAGGATTAGTAAATCCCGATATGATTCAATAGACAGTTATTTATCTGAGTGTGGTGAGAAATATAATGACATCGAGTTGACAATAGATAAAGAAATCTACGAACAACTGTTACAGGAAG GCATCGATCATCTCCTGGCCCAGCATGTTGCTCATCTCTTTATTAGAGACCCACTGACTCTGTTTGAAGAGAAAATACACCTGGATGACGCCAATGAGTCTGACCATTTTGAG AATATTCAGTCCACAAATTGGCAGACAATGAGATTTAAGCCTCCTCCTCCAAACTCAGATATTGGATGGAGAGTAGAATTCAGACCCATGGAG GTTCAGTTAACGGACTTTGAGAATTCTGCGTATGTGGTGTTCGTGGTGCTGCTTACTAGAGTGATCCTTTCGTACAAATTGGATTTTCTCATTCCGCTGTCAAAG GTCGATGAAAACATGAAAGTAGCCCAGAAACGAGATGCTGTTCTGCAGGGAATGTTCTATTTCaggaaagatatttgcaaag CAGGTGGCAGCGCCGTGGTGGATGGCTGTGGCCAGGCGCGGAACAGCTCGGAGCTGGCGGCGGAGGAATACACGCTGATGAGCATAGACACCATCATTAACGGGAAG GAAGGGGTGTTTCCTGGGCTGATCCCAGTTCTCAACTCCTACCTCGAGAGCATGGAGGTGGATGTGGACACCAGATGTAGCATTCTGAACTACCTGAAGCTGATTAAGAAGAGAGCCTCGG GAGAACTAATGACAGTTGCAAGATGGATGCGAGAGTTTATCTCAAACCATCCTGACTACAAGCAAGACAGTGTAATAACTGATGAAATGAACTATAGCCTTATTTTAAAGTGTAACCAGATTGCACATGAATTGTGTGAATGCCCAGAGTTACTTGGGCCAGTATTTAGGAAAGTAAAATATAGCGGAAGTAAAACCGACCCTTCCAACTAG